The window cacgcacacacacacgcaaggtCATTCAGCTTGTGAACATACCAACATGTTTTGTATGCTAAAAAACATGACTTCTTACTGTGTCCTGCCGTCCTTCTTTGGCTTTTCCAATCGCGTCCAGCAGAGAGGTTTGGCGCTGCTCTGCCTCCGACACCTTTTTGAGTGCAGACGGTCAAGTCTTGCATTACAACTAGATTGTAACTTGGGAAAATATTTACTACTAATAAGCACACTGGTCTgtgaaataaacacacattttatcaTAACTTAAAACGGCAAGtcaacccaaattttttttttacaataacataTTGTGTACGCGCCCCCaaattaatattacgtttgtagaatatgagttaagccgcAAAatctttatccatctcaggggcggccaaaAGTCGTCCGCATAGCAGTGAAAGGAAATACAATACTTGCAATACCAGCAAATAccatgaaaacagcaggggccccaaaatggaaccctgcggaacaccatatGACAGTGGGGCAGAGTGGGACTCACCTGTTTGTTCAGCTCCTCTAGTTTGAGCTCACGAGCGTGCAGAGCTTTGCTGGGGAAAGCCCAATAGTAGTTGGACGTGCCCACACGCTCACAGTCCACCATATTGTCATCCACCAGGCTCTGCAGAACCTCCTTCACCGTCATGGGCGCTGAAAGACGACACGGGCACAACATGACGTGATGAGGCGCCTTCTTCCAttattagcttttattttttacaattagcAGTGGGTCACCACTTTGTACACTTGCACAACTGTCAGCAATGTTAAAATGTGGCATACAAGTTATGTATAGTCaataaaactataataaaacaaaatgaataattattagATAAAAGATTGATTTAGGTACAATCATTATTGAACATTTATGTGCAATAAATTCCATTTAATTTCCTATatttaagcacagtgtaaatgttcaaaatgtgaaCAATAATACAGTGGCTTACAACAATATTAAATATGCCTTTTAGGAATAAAAACCTCTGCCTGTTCTGATCTAATTGATCAGTTTTACTAAACAGCAATTCACTTATTCCAAGAAGAAACAatctcatttttgttatttcctcCAAGGAAACCGGATTGTATTGAATTATTCTAAGTCGGAatggattttgtgtgtgtgcctctTTAATGTCGACAAAGCAAAAACATCTGCGGCCTGTCAGGCGCTTGGAGAGAATGTAGCCGAGCCAGAATGACATCTGAAATGTGacacttctttaaaaaataaaataataaaaatggcagCGTTGTGTTCAGAGCCACACCAGCAGTCGTACTTTAGGAAAAACATGGAAGGATCTGCAGGAAACCGCCCTTCCCCTCCTCTCCCCATCATCATGAAGTAACAACATCATGCCCGAGTAAGGGGCTCCAAAACATGTGCTTTTAATCAGGACCCAGGCCGAGCATCTAAATTGTTATTGTTGCAGTAAAGGCACAGCGCTGTCCTTTCTCCACATGGAAGCGTTGCTATTTAAAAGAGCCAATTGgttcattttgaaattgtttacatGATTCTGAATGATAACTTACTTATCCCCTTTGTTTTAGGGGCAATCTTCTCAATGTCTTTCAGCTGAAATACATCcttctacaaaaacaaaagagatgTGTGTGATTTATTGTGCATTAAACAAAGACAGCAACCACTATGTTTActtctcttttttaaataaatcaacaaatatTACTCACCGTTTCAAAGAAAATCTCCATCATGCGACTTCTCTTCTCCTCCAAACTAAGTCCTTTCTTTTTGGACTGAAAAGcaatgatgataataaaattgccaaaatgacaaaacacattaTGATTTACTTCGTACGTGGCTGAGAATAAGTAAAAAACTTCCAGAAACTACATATAATTAAAGTTAAAGAAACAATTTACCtctaaattaaacaaaatattttaatgataaAATGACGACACAACCACTTGAGACGTAAAATGAAAGTTTGTGTTGAGACGAATGTGTTGCGACAGGTGGCATCTATTTACGGCACGTGCCATTTGGCGACAATCTTCTCATAAAAGTTGATCTTGCCATTACCTTTTAAGTACAAATACATAGTAATTGACTTTACCAATTCGAAAATATATTACTTAAGTAAATATGGATGAATTTGGAGTAAATATAACCTTTAACACGTCACTTCCAACTCGATACTAATCTCAACAGTACtagcgattaaaaataaataaataaatagtgcttAATTAGCTTACCATTTTGATAAGTAAATAGCCTAGAAACGTCCACTGCCGCTAATATGCGTGGTTTGTGATATTCGTTCTGTTTTGTTGCGTTTTTCGAGCTTGAGTGTCGAGACGCTTCTGAATTTTCCCGCGGAAGTCTGTCACGTGATCTCGCTGTGTCGCATTCAAGTGCATCCTGAACATTTACATACGTTCGCGTCATTGAGTGCGACGCTGCAAGCTTACAcgcttgttatttttgtttttcgaaAGTCCGTCAGTCACAAATGTTCTTATCTTGATATTTATCACTTTATATCAGACATCCACAATCTATGCTTTTTATAATCAAAAtacgataaaaaataatattcgcTTTCCGTTGACGTTGAAGGCACCTTAACTTTGACTGAGGTCTACTGCTTCCTATCGGTAAGGTAAGTATTGAGTGCTATTGAGTATggttttttttacgtcaataaaaataaaagacaagttTATGTCATCTTTCAAAAGCATTGTATATTAAAgagggacgttttttttttttttaaataaataaaaaattcacaaGAAAAGGTGTAATTATACAGTAATAAGGCCCTCATGTTACGGgtacaaaattcattttaaattaatttatgaatAGCAAAATTATGACAGTGAAAAAAGTCTCAAGTTTACAAGACTTAAaagttttaatattacaaaaacaagtgTAACAAATCAAGGTCTTTTACAAGAGAAAACTTCAATTAGTAGTAGTAAAAGGAGAAATGCATCAGAAACGTGGTTTTGGTCCAGTAGGGACTTTAATTCCATTTGAcgtttaaagaaatataaacaagaacaacatgaaaaaaataataataataatttatcagGATTgtgcaggggggaaaaaatcctcaTCAAAAACTGTGCAGCCATGTATTCTCTGTACTGTCAAACTATTTATTTGCTACAATATTCTTTGTTAGTACGTAGTTGTCAAATGCTAATTTCTGAAGGTGTAAGGCGTCACAACACAGCAGATTGCACTTGGTGACTCTGTAGAACGtgggttagtttttttttcccaatcgaTGACACGTGACATTCACGCTTATTAAAGCCATGCGCAAGCTCGTATCGTAACGCGTGTCGTgaacgtgcatgtttttggcGCTACACTTTTCAGTTAGAACTCGAGTGCATCGTCCCAAGAAATATACCAAGACTTCCTCTGCTGCAACATTACGCAGTGCAGTGCAAGACAAGGAGTATTTGGGCCACGCTgaaaaggaggggggggcagAACAGTAGGATAAGAATACAGTTGTAGTTTCCATGAGTGaaattgtaatatatatatattttttaagtaaattcATAATGTTGCAAGAATAATTCAAATTACATGAGGATAAAGAAatagattccccccccccccccctacattTTTACGtacaataaatgttaacattaggATGAAAGTGTTAACATTTTACGGTAAAAGCTATGAAATGTGCGtgaataaagttgtaacatttttacgattgtttcataaatgtaattttctgaAATCAGAACGTTACAAGTAAAAGTCAGaatattttgagaataaagtcatacataattagagaaaaaaatatttttgggaggtCATAATTTCTATAATATGACCAGGgggtaaaaaatgtaattttaaaagaagaaaagtttaaaatgtcattttaaaagaagaaaaatattacagGGATAAAATTGTAACTGAGACGGAGAAAAAAGTTGGACTAGTTCaagaaaaaatgtgtaattttacaaaaacaaagccATATTATTTATCATGACAAGTTGAAATCAGCATTTACTAGAAAAGTGTAACTTTTTTCTCGTGATGTTACATTTGTCTtcgaaaaaatgactttttagttTTAGTACTATTAGTAGTATTTTATATTATGAATAATTCAAATTACATGAGGATAAAgaaatagattttttcccccctacatTTTTACGTACAGTAAATGTTAACATTAGGATGAAAGTGTTAACATTTTACGGTAAAAGCTATGAAATGTGCGtgaataaagttgtaacatttttaggattgtttcataaatgtaattttctgaAATCCGAATGTTACAAGTAAAAGTCAGaatattttgagaataaagtcataataagagaaaaaaacatttttgggaggtCACAATACAATATTTGTTCATAATTGCTGTAATAggaccgggggggggggggggggtggtgtaattttaaaagaagaaaagttgaAATATTACAGGGATAAAATTGTAACTGAGACGGAGAAAAAAGTTGGACTAGTTCaagaaaaaatgtgtaattttacaaaaacaaagccatattatttattatgacaAGTTGAAATCAGCATTTACTAGAAAAGTGTAACTTTTTTCTCGTGATGttacatttttcttcttattttagTACTATTAGTAGTATTTTATATCATGAATATTAAAACACATTCTTTTATATTAggaatattaaaacattttctcatttattttcttcacattGCAACTCAATATTTTTTCATCACCATGCCTTTATTCTTGggagtatttttatttcaaaattgatcttttttCTCACGATGCAAATCATTTTCTTCTTGTTAAAATGCAATTGTATTCTTGACCTTTTATGTTAACTTATTCTTgcagtattgtatttttttcccctcaaagtAAAATCTGAATATGACTTAacgcttatatatatatatatatatttttttattttttttttaattactcccGTGATATgtcttttttcatttgactatatttttttccccttttcatcaTGGCACCAATACTCCTATGCACAATACTTATTCAGCAACCAGGCAAAATTTGAAGActcttcagtattttttttttcattactgcTATACTGCAGTAATGAAATGTGTACATTGGTTTGAAGTGATTCctaaatgcaccaaaaaaaaacaaacaaatcaggcAGTCCCAGTGGCACAAATGGCACACAGCAGGTGAAGGTGGATGAGTGCAAATCTGCTCCTTACGCGCGCGCgtgttgtgtgttttcatagttCATTATTTGCTAGCGCGTGCGGGCTACTGCAGGTAGCGGTAGACTTTGAAGCAGTGGTTTCCCGAGTCGGCGACCACCACGTGCCCGTCCGAAGTGAGAGCCAGACCTTGGGGGCCGTACAGCGGGTCGGCCGACGTGTTGATGTAAGACAGGAAGGAGCCGCTGCCGTCAAACACctgaaacaaaccaaaaaattatatcattattctaacagggggggaaaaaaaggatacaTTTCACGGgaataattgtgggaatgctgagagctttttgtgatttttatccTCTCACTTGCATACATGCAAGTGATCATCATTGCCAGGTCCCTGATCATGCTCGGTGACGCAGTTGGTAaaatgcattgtccagtaaccaggtggttgcgggttcgaatcccacctccgactgtataCTATCATCGTTCCACTTTGtgtctaaatgaatggagggcacTTTTCGATAACACTTTTTCCATatgaatttcaacttgcttcaaaaattcacacctcccgggttcaagtgttctttttagtcatttatctttcaactacaatgaaGACTTTGGATTCTTCCACatatcatttatctttcaattgacttgaTAAGCATTCAGTTTAGCTTTCAGCGTTCCCACCCAGTTGGGATGCTTAGGCtagttttaaaagtaactcggcaaagtgcaatttctgcagaaattgcgcgggaatgctgaaaaactgaatgctattagctgaatgcatgtgcttatgaagtcaattgaaaagataaattatgtgaaaattacacaattttaattgtagttgaatgacaaatgaataaagagaaaacttgaactgcaacctaaggtgggatttaatcatttcagattggggactttttggggaaaaatttaaatatcTGTCCTATTGAAAATGGGgtaaaagttgatatttatcgtgtgaatactgtaagtaatgtggaatcggacgatatataccccgggaggcgtgaaaTTTTTAAAGCAAGTGCAAGGAGTTGTTAcatggcaaaataaataaataaatcacaataacatatgtgggaatgcttcagcaCTCCCACAATAATTTTACGAGAAGAGCGTCAtaatattaaagttttttttgtttttttatgaggaaaaatatttgatgaaaatcaaatactgtatttatttgacTATGTAGCTCATTTAGCACATGTGAAGTAGCATTTCCCCAAATATATTCAATGATTCGAATTTCTCTGCAAGAAGATGAAAAGCAGCCATGGCGATGGCATTTGTGGAATTTCCTTTTTGGGCCTGCACCGACCTGAATCCTGCTGTTGCCCCAGTCGGCCACGATGATGTTGCCGTTGACGTCCACGGCGACCCCCGTGGGGGCGTTGAACTGGCCGTTGCCTTCGCCGTTGGAGCCGAACTTCAGCAGGAACTCGCCCTCCGTGTTGAACACCTCAAGCAGACAATTTGCCCACAATTCATTCCGGCGCGATGGAAAACCTCTCAAATTGGGGCGCTGATAAAACACGCCGTACCTTGACGGAGTGGTTGTGAAAATCCGTGATGATGatttcgttgttgttgttgacggCGGCAAAGTGAGGCCCTGAATATGGAAGGAGAAAAAGGCAGCTCAAAATGTCTGATGTTTAGCCAAAGGTTCAACAACAGCTCTTTAAGTTGTCTTTTATATcgatcattttatttaattgttttcgACCGTTTGCCGTCACCTGCGAACTGTTTGTCGCCGTTGCCGCGGTTACCAAACTTGGTGACCATCTTGCCGTTGAGCTGGAAAATGAAGACGCAGCAGGCCTTGTTGTCCACCACGATCACGTGACCGTTCCTGTCCACCGACACGCCCTTGGGACCCATCAGCTTGCCTGAGCCGatcttgttcttaaaaataaaaattgagatAAATGTGAGTCCAGACTTTTGGTGGgtcacaaatagcgaaaatctttGAATACTTCGCCCACTCTAA of the Vanacampus margaritifer isolate UIUO_Vmar chromosome 7, RoL_Vmar_1.0, whole genome shotgun sequence genome contains:
- the mnd1 gene encoding meiotic nuclear division protein 1 homolog isoform X1 encodes the protein MSKKKGLSLEEKRSRMMEIFFETKDVFQLKDIEKIAPKTKGITPMTVKEVLQSLVDDNMVDCERVGTSNYYWAFPSKALHARELKLEELNKQVSEAEQRQTSLLDAIGKAKEGRQDTKERSAMLTEFQALKDERAQLQTELDKYKECDPQVVEQMRKSNVVAKEAVSRWTDNVFAIKSWTKKKFAFDDSRINKAFGIPEDFDYMD
- the mnd1 gene encoding meiotic nuclear division protein 1 homolog isoform X2, encoding MSKKKGLSLEEKRSRMMEIFFETKDVFQLKDIEKIAPKTKGITPMTVKEVLQSLVDDNMVDCERVGTSNYYWAFPSKALHARELKLEELNKQKERSAMLTEFQALKDERAQLQTELDKYKECDPQVVEQMRKSNVVAKEAVSRWTDNVFAIKSWTKKKFAFDDSRINKAFGIPEDFDYMD